Proteins encoded together in one Planctomyces sp. SH-PL14 window:
- a CDS encoding glycoside hydrolase family 57 protein: MSKASVAFFWHQHQPYYPDDITGETLMPWVRLHGTKDYIGMALHIQEVPEFRCSINLVPSLVVQIQRYVNGGSDRHLDVSRAPADSLDRTDAYYLLDHFFMANPANMIDPYPRYRELYHKRSPGRFTGEQALSHFNVQDLRDLQVWSNLTWIHELVFEQDKELRKFREKGRDWTEAEKAWLLEKQRAIMADILPLHAKLSAGGQVELTTTPFYHPILPLLWDKRAARQAMPQCDLPKYLDQYKEDARQHLKMGVAQHEEVFGSKPRGMWPSEGSVSQDILGAIAETGIEWIATDEEILSHSTDFFVHRTASHHINRPEMLYRPWRVEADGQSLQIIFRDHGLSDLVGFEYQRNPDSVWSAKDMLHKCTDIGRACRGHSGGNPPLIPIILDGENCWEYYRDGGVTFLRTLYREAAKHPYLEPVRVQDHLDRHPATDKINRLFAGSWINHDFYIWIGHREDRDAWDALHLAREVLVKAEKAAKHSAEVLTAARRELMIAEGSDWFWWYGDDHSSAQDALFDQLFRRHLQNIYQLLGEAVPSHLFRPIKRLEKRIIHSQPRSLLRVRFDAKRNYFDWLMAGVYTAGSERGTMTKVTTGVIKQVYFGFDNENLLVRVDTTGKAAEDLADVDELRLRFLEPDGTEVRIPISDGKAGTPTFLRDGKESPATGIRVALSDLVEIGVPLASLGVKPGASLHLFVEVYSERQSLDRAPGEGYIDAAVPSTDFDQRMWQV; the protein is encoded by the coding sequence ATGAGCAAAGCTTCCGTCGCCTTCTTCTGGCACCAACATCAGCCCTACTACCCCGACGACATCACCGGCGAAACGCTGATGCCGTGGGTCCGGCTCCACGGCACGAAGGACTACATCGGCATGGCCCTCCACATCCAGGAGGTCCCTGAGTTCCGCTGCTCCATCAACCTCGTCCCCAGCCTCGTCGTCCAGATCCAGCGATACGTCAACGGCGGCAGCGACCGCCACCTCGACGTCTCCCGCGCTCCCGCCGACAGCCTCGACCGGACCGACGCCTACTACCTGCTCGATCATTTCTTCATGGCCAACCCGGCCAACATGATCGACCCGTACCCCCGGTACCGCGAGCTCTACCACAAGCGGTCCCCCGGCCGGTTCACCGGAGAACAGGCCCTCTCGCACTTCAACGTACAGGACCTCCGCGACCTCCAGGTCTGGAGCAACCTCACCTGGATCCACGAGCTCGTCTTCGAACAGGACAAGGAACTCCGCAAGTTCCGCGAGAAAGGCCGCGACTGGACCGAAGCCGAAAAGGCCTGGCTCCTCGAGAAGCAGCGGGCCATCATGGCCGACATCCTGCCGCTCCACGCCAAACTCTCGGCCGGCGGCCAGGTCGAGCTGACGACCACCCCCTTCTACCACCCGATCCTCCCGCTCCTGTGGGACAAGCGGGCCGCCCGCCAGGCGATGCCGCAGTGCGACCTCCCCAAGTACCTCGACCAGTACAAGGAAGACGCCCGGCAACACCTCAAGATGGGGGTCGCCCAACACGAAGAGGTCTTCGGCTCCAAGCCCCGCGGCATGTGGCCTTCGGAAGGCTCGGTCTCGCAGGACATCCTCGGCGCGATTGCCGAGACTGGCATCGAGTGGATCGCCACCGACGAAGAGATCCTGTCGCACTCGACCGACTTCTTCGTCCACCGGACCGCATCGCACCACATCAACCGCCCGGAGATGCTCTACCGCCCGTGGCGCGTCGAGGCGGACGGCCAGAGCCTCCAGATCATCTTCCGCGACCACGGCCTGAGCGACCTCGTCGGCTTCGAGTACCAGCGGAATCCGGACTCGGTCTGGTCCGCCAAGGACATGCTCCACAAGTGCACGGACATCGGCCGCGCCTGCCGCGGGCACTCGGGGGGCAACCCGCCGCTGATTCCGATCATCCTCGACGGCGAAAACTGCTGGGAGTACTACCGCGACGGCGGCGTGACGTTCCTCCGCACGCTCTACCGTGAAGCGGCGAAGCATCCGTACCTGGAACCGGTCCGGGTCCAGGACCACCTCGACCGCCACCCGGCGACCGACAAGATCAACCGCCTCTTCGCCGGAAGCTGGATCAACCACGACTTCTACATCTGGATCGGCCACCGCGAAGACCGCGACGCCTGGGACGCCCTGCACCTCGCCCGCGAAGTGCTCGTCAAGGCGGAGAAGGCGGCGAAGCACTCCGCCGAGGTCCTGACCGCCGCCCGCCGCGAACTCATGATCGCGGAAGGAAGCGACTGGTTCTGGTGGTACGGCGACGATCACAGTTCGGCCCAGGACGCGCTGTTCGACCAGCTCTTCCGCCGCCACCTGCAGAACATCTACCAGCTCCTCGGCGAAGCGGTCCCCTCGCATCTCTTCCGCCCGATCAAGCGGCTGGAGAAGCGGATCATCCACTCGCAGCCGCGGAGCCTGCTGCGGGTCCGGTTCGACGCCAAGCGGAATTACTTCGACTGGCTCATGGCCGGCGTCTACACCGCCGGCAGCGAACGCGGGACGATGACCAAGGTCACGACCGGCGTCATCAAGCAGGTCTACTTCGGCTTCGACAACGAGAACCTGCTCGTGCGGGTCGACACGACCGGCAAGGCGGCAGAAGACTTGGCCGACGTGGACGAACTCCGGCTGCGGTTCCTCGAACCGGACGGGACCGAAGTCCGGATTCCGATCTCGGACGGGAAGGCGGGAACACCAACGTTCCTGCGGGACGGCAAAGAGTCGCCGGCCACGGGAATCCGGGTCGCCCTTTCCGACCTCGTGGAGATCGGCGTCCCGCTGGCGTCGCTGGGGGTCAAGCCGGGGGCGTCGCTGCACCTCTTCGTCGAGGTCTACAGCGAGCGGCAGAGTCTCGACCGAGCCCCGGGCGAAGGCTACATCGACGCCGCCGTCCCCTCGACCGACTTCGACCAGCGGATGTGGCAGGTGTAG
- a CDS encoding DUF1559 domain-containing protein gives MHGAICRQGCGEPQQKPSFVRQREHSSPAVAARSRRCVNSRPHLDSTTLQPNVASRIPDFFVLGRVGKSLIPALSRITTNRVTESRVEMLKVFRRRQAGFTLIELLVVIAIIAVLVAILLPAVQQAREAARRSQCGNNLKQLGIAMHSYHEVAGQFPISGGVTIAGNRAWEAGNHRKGSVLLKLLPFVDQGALYNKVDFQLDVEAGQNYTELRTKKIPTFICPSDPAGGMNSNNGNALSNYSPSVGAQRMINCAAYPGNHFGNGAGEPFSNRAGDISGMFAMEAWGARVADVSDGLSNTIMVGEVVPVCSDHTNRAWWSTSALWAATTGPMNYPINIAGCPGNGSTIGCNTISDRATAIAFKSLHVGGAQFLLGDGGVRFITENIDYDNYQRLGDRRDNKSVADF, from the coding sequence ATGCACGGGGCGATTTGCCGTCAGGGTTGTGGCGAACCGCAGCAGAAGCCTTCATTTGTCCGTCAAAGGGAACACAGTTCACCGGCCGTCGCGGCTCGCTCAAGACGATGTGTGAATTCGCGTCCACACCTTGACTCGACAACCCTCCAACCTAACGTAGCATCTAGAATTCCCGATTTTTTCGTCCTCGGGCGAGTCGGCAAATCCCTCATCCCCGCGCTTTCGCGGATCACCACCAACAGAGTCACTGAGAGTCGAGTCGAGATGCTTAAAGTTTTTCGTAGACGGCAGGCTGGATTCACGTTGATTGAGCTCTTGGTGGTGATTGCGATCATCGCCGTGCTCGTCGCCATCCTGCTCCCCGCCGTTCAGCAGGCCCGCGAAGCCGCCCGCCGGTCGCAGTGCGGCAACAATCTCAAGCAGCTTGGGATCGCGATGCACAGCTACCACGAGGTGGCCGGGCAGTTCCCGATCAGCGGCGGCGTCACCATCGCCGGCAACCGCGCCTGGGAAGCCGGGAACCATCGCAAGGGGAGCGTGCTGCTGAAGCTCCTTCCGTTTGTGGATCAGGGAGCCCTGTACAACAAGGTCGACTTCCAGCTCGACGTCGAGGCGGGACAGAACTACACGGAACTCCGTACGAAAAAGATCCCGACCTTCATCTGCCCGTCCGATCCGGCCGGCGGGATGAACTCGAACAACGGCAACGCGCTGTCCAACTATTCGCCGTCGGTCGGCGCCCAGCGGATGATCAACTGCGCCGCCTACCCGGGGAACCACTTCGGAAACGGTGCGGGCGAACCGTTCTCCAATCGCGCGGGCGACATCTCCGGGATGTTTGCCATGGAAGCCTGGGGGGCCCGCGTGGCCGACGTCTCAGACGGGCTGTCGAACACGATCATGGTCGGCGAGGTCGTTCCGGTCTGCTCCGATCACACGAACCGCGCCTGGTGGAGCACCTCCGCCCTGTGGGCCGCAACGACCGGTCCCATGAACTACCCGATCAACATCGCCGGTTGCCCGGGCAACGGCAGCACGATTGGCTGCAATACGATCTCGGACCGGGCCACGGCCATCGCCTTCAAGTCGCTGCACGTCGGCGGCGCCCAATTCCTTCTCGGCGACGGGGGCGTGCGGTTCATCACCGAGAACATCGACTACGATAACTATCAGCGGCTCGGCGATCGTCGCGACAACAAGTCCGTCGCGGACTTCTAA
- a CDS encoding carboxypeptidase-like regulatory domain-containing protein, translating into MFNSYRIVLGGVLFLAAGCGQKAVEQPQTIPVTGTVTYRGKAVEGAVVSLLTEQVSHAATGTTDAAGKFTLSTFRPNDGAVPGSHRATIIKLDPALQQQAGEDANAYTSRVLGKDPGRSLLPAKYASVRTTVITPQVKGPGPVDLQLELMD; encoded by the coding sequence ATGTTCAATTCCTATCGCATTGTGCTCGGTGGTGTCCTGTTCCTGGCCGCAGGCTGCGGACAAAAGGCAGTGGAACAACCTCAGACGATTCCTGTCACGGGAACGGTCACCTACCGCGGCAAAGCCGTGGAGGGGGCCGTCGTGAGCCTGCTGACCGAACAGGTCTCGCACGCCGCCACCGGGACCACCGACGCCGCGGGCAAGTTTACGTTGTCGACCTTCCGTCCCAACGATGGCGCCGTCCCGGGCAGCCACCGAGCGACGATCATCAAGCTCGATCCCGCGTTGCAACAGCAGGCGGGTGAAGACGCGAATGCCTACACGTCACGGGTGCTCGGCAAAGATCCGGGCCGTTCACTCCTTCCGGCCAAGTACGCCAGCGTCCGGACCACGGTGATCACTCCGCAGGTCAAGGGCCCCGGTCCGGTTGACCTGCAGTTGGAGCTTATGGATTGA
- a CDS encoding tetratricopeptide repeat protein has translation MPTTELPSTFAVARRHSPNLHPLASRVWRFCMGIAGLVWIGLACSLCGCGATSSMAYNYSGRRAFKQGNYEVARRDFEQAVAANPDNADYAFNLAAAMHKQGDLPAAEQAYRRGIAADPTHQPSYHGLAKLMQDQGRTNDATQLLSAWAGSQPNSAEPQLELAALHGNTGNLTAAEQSLQRARQISPRDSRVLAHMGQIYGRQGRNPEAVAMYNQAIGLDPTQQQYQAQAAALSGSAGGNGIITASFDGQPTGQASMMSQGGEMPQGGSVPGPMNAVAAQQYQQYFDPGSLPPGGQIVSVTVDGKPVAPGTNPFAQNVSFSGGGVPTATTWSTQPMPQATSTAPTQSAGLMSVPAF, from the coding sequence ATGCCCACGACTGAGCTGCCTTCGACTTTCGCCGTCGCGCGCCGCCACTCGCCGAATCTCCACCCCCTCGCGTCCCGCGTCTGGCGGTTCTGCATGGGTATTGCGGGGCTGGTCTGGATCGGACTTGCCTGCTCCCTGTGCGGCTGCGGGGCGACGAGCAGCATGGCCTACAACTACTCGGGCCGCCGGGCCTTCAAGCAGGGGAACTACGAGGTCGCCCGTCGTGACTTCGAGCAGGCGGTCGCCGCGAATCCGGACAATGCGGATTACGCCTTCAACCTCGCGGCCGCCATGCACAAGCAGGGGGACCTTCCCGCCGCCGAGCAGGCGTACCGCCGCGGCATCGCCGCCGATCCGACGCACCAGCCCTCCTACCACGGCCTCGCCAAGCTGATGCAGGATCAGGGGCGGACCAACGACGCCACGCAACTCCTCTCCGCCTGGGCCGGAAGCCAGCCGAACTCGGCCGAGCCGCAGCTCGAACTGGCCGCGCTCCACGGCAACACCGGCAACCTCACGGCGGCGGAGCAGTCGCTGCAGCGGGCCCGCCAGATCAGCCCCCGCGATTCCCGCGTGCTGGCCCACATGGGGCAGATCTATGGCCGCCAGGGAAGAAACCCGGAAGCGGTCGCGATGTACAACCAGGCGATTGGCCTCGATCCGACGCAGCAGCAGTATCAGGCCCAGGCCGCCGCGCTGTCGGGCTCGGCGGGCGGGAATGGGATCATCACCGCGTCGTTCGACGGCCAGCCGACCGGGCAGGCGAGCATGATGTCGCAGGGTGGGGAGATGCCGCAGGGCGGTTCTGTCCCGGGTCCGATGAACGCCGTCGCGGCCCAGCAGTATCAGCAGTATTTTGATCCGGGGAGTCTTCCTCCGGGGGGGCAGATTGTCAGTGTGACTGTTGATGGTAAGCCGGTGGCGCCGGGGACGAATCCGTTCGCTCAGAATGTCTCTTTCAGTGGTGGCGGGGTCCCGACGGCGACGACGTGGTCGACGCAGCCGATGCCGCAGGCGACGTCAACTGCTCCGACGCAGAGTGCAGGCCTGATGAGCGTCCCAGCATTCTAA
- the acpS gene encoding holo-ACP synthase, whose amino-acid sequence MIIGLGTDIVEVDRIGEMIDRHGDLFLKRVFTEQEIEYCRVKKACNQHYAGRWAAKEAVMKTLGTGFTKGVGWTDIEVQSRRSGQPVIQLTGGAAEYARGLGIDQVLITISHCRKYATATAIAFHHPKPAAAETPR is encoded by the coding sequence ATGATCATCGGACTGGGGACGGACATTGTTGAGGTGGACCGCATCGGAGAGATGATCGACCGGCATGGCGATCTGTTTCTCAAGCGGGTCTTTACCGAGCAGGAGATCGAATACTGCCGAGTCAAGAAGGCGTGCAACCAGCACTACGCCGGGCGATGGGCCGCCAAGGAGGCGGTCATGAAGACCCTGGGGACGGGCTTCACCAAGGGAGTGGGCTGGACCGACATCGAGGTTCAGTCCCGCCGCAGCGGGCAGCCGGTGATCCAACTCACCGGCGGAGCGGCGGAGTACGCCAGGGGGCTGGGGATCGACCAGGTCCTGATCACGATCTCGCACTGCCGGAAGTACGCCACCGCGACCGCCATCGCCTTTCACCATCCGAAGCCCGCTGCCGCGGAGACCCCCCGCTGA
- a CDS encoding thioredoxin family protein, with amino-acid sequence MRKAFGSAVLAMGLLVIVAATWGAGPQKSNVAWQPNLQTAHKVSQKTGKPMLLVFGAEWCTFCKKLESQTLGNENLAKYINMNFVPVHIDVDAEPKVGEILEVSKLPCTIVLSPEADLLGRYEGFCQPNQFHQKLTAAQKLHREVQQTGGQR; translated from the coding sequence ATGCGGAAGGCGTTCGGATCGGCCGTACTGGCAATGGGCCTGCTGGTGATCGTGGCCGCGACGTGGGGGGCCGGCCCGCAGAAGTCGAACGTCGCCTGGCAGCCGAATCTCCAGACGGCCCACAAGGTTTCGCAGAAGACCGGCAAGCCGATGCTTCTCGTCTTCGGGGCGGAGTGGTGCACGTTCTGCAAGAAGCTCGAGAGCCAGACGCTCGGCAACGAAAACCTGGCCAAGTACATCAACATGAACTTTGTGCCGGTTCACATCGACGTCGATGCGGAGCCGAAGGTCGGTGAGATCCTCGAAGTTTCGAAGCTCCCGTGCACGATCGTCCTCTCGCCGGAAGCGGATCTTCTCGGTCGGTACGAGGGCTTCTGCCAGCCGAACCAGTTTCACCAGAAGCTGACCGCCGCCCAGAAGCTCCACCGGGAAGTCCAGCAGACGGGCGGCCAGCGGTAA